A single genomic interval of Lathyrus oleraceus cultivar Zhongwan6 chromosome 7, CAAS_Psat_ZW6_1.0, whole genome shotgun sequence harbors:
- the LOC127107552 gene encoding uncharacterized protein LOC127107552 isoform X2, with translation MKLVWSPETALKSYIDTVKLKSCEKFKESGVAELLSSMAAGWNAKFIVECYSHGGPIAASIGLAVAARNTGARHVCIVPDEGTRLHYTKALAEMGVSPPPEIVRGEAETVIKSLDGLDFLVVDCRLRDFARVLKVAKVSTRGAVLACKNAWQRSNFSWFKWNMVLERGTRVVRSVFLPVGMGLDIAYIGSRNGGGGGGASSSAGSSKGTPSRWIKHIDQQSGEEHLFRETSF, from the exons ATTGAAATCC TGTGAAAAATTCAAGGAATCTGGTGTAGCTGAGCTTCTATCATCCATGGCAGCCGGATGGAACGCTAAGTTCATCGTCGAATGTTACTCCCACGGCGGTCCGATAGCTGCAAGTATTGGCCTAGCGGTTGCTGCTCGCAACACGGGTGCAAGACACGTGTGCATAGTTCCAGACGAAGGTACAAGACTCCACTACACAAAAGCCCTAGCCGAGATGGGAGTTTCGCCTCCACCGGAGATAGTTCGCGGGGAGGCGGAGACGGTGATCAAAAGCCTCGACGGGTTGGATTTTCTTGTGGTGGATTGTAGACTTAGGGATTTCGCTAGGGTTCTTAAGGTTGCAAAAGTTAGTACTAGAGGGGCAGTTTTGGCATGCAAAAATGCATGGCAGAGATCCAATTTCTCTTGGTTTAAATGGAACATGGTTCTTGAAAGAGGCACACGTGTGGTTAGATCGGTTTTTTTGCCTGTTGGAATGGGTTTGGATATTGCTTACATAGGAAGTAGaaatggtggtggtggtggtggtgcATCTTCAAGTGCTGGTTCTTCAAAGGGTACTCCTAGCCGTTGGATCAAACACATAGATCAACAATCAGGAGAAGAACATCTTTTTAGAGAGACTAGTTTTTAA
- the LOC127107552 gene encoding uncharacterized protein LOC127107552 isoform X1: MKLVWSPETALKSYIDTVKLKSVSICQPQQQCEKFKESGVAELLSSMAAGWNAKFIVECYSHGGPIAASIGLAVAARNTGARHVCIVPDEGTRLHYTKALAEMGVSPPPEIVRGEAETVIKSLDGLDFLVVDCRLRDFARVLKVAKVSTRGAVLACKNAWQRSNFSWFKWNMVLERGTRVVRSVFLPVGMGLDIAYIGSRNGGGGGGASSSAGSSKGTPSRWIKHIDQQSGEEHLFRETSF; this comes from the exons ATTGAAATCCGTAAGTATCTGTCAACCTCAACAACAA TGTGAAAAATTCAAGGAATCTGGTGTAGCTGAGCTTCTATCATCCATGGCAGCCGGATGGAACGCTAAGTTCATCGTCGAATGTTACTCCCACGGCGGTCCGATAGCTGCAAGTATTGGCCTAGCGGTTGCTGCTCGCAACACGGGTGCAAGACACGTGTGCATAGTTCCAGACGAAGGTACAAGACTCCACTACACAAAAGCCCTAGCCGAGATGGGAGTTTCGCCTCCACCGGAGATAGTTCGCGGGGAGGCGGAGACGGTGATCAAAAGCCTCGACGGGTTGGATTTTCTTGTGGTGGATTGTAGACTTAGGGATTTCGCTAGGGTTCTTAAGGTTGCAAAAGTTAGTACTAGAGGGGCAGTTTTGGCATGCAAAAATGCATGGCAGAGATCCAATTTCTCTTGGTTTAAATGGAACATGGTTCTTGAAAGAGGCACACGTGTGGTTAGATCGGTTTTTTTGCCTGTTGGAATGGGTTTGGATATTGCTTACATAGGAAGTAGaaatggtggtggtggtggtggtgcATCTTCAAGTGCTGGTTCTTCAAAGGGTACTCCTAGCCGTTGGATCAAACACATAGATCAACAATCAGGAGAAGAACATCTTTTTAGAGAGACTAGTTTTTAA